The Synergistaceae bacterium genomic sequence TGCAACATTTGACAGGTCATTTCAGACAAGTTTATTCATGTATTTTTTAAATATTTTTTGTCCGCGCTGTCTCTATTCTCCCTCTTTAATCTTTGAACATAGCTATCTCTCCATCATTTTACTTTTTTAAAGGATGTAAAACCCTGTTTAGGTTTCTTATAGGCATATACACAAGATAATTATCAGAATAATCTTCCTTGTCAGAAAATATTTTTTAAATAGATCGTTGCATCCAAATCGGTTTTATTACATTTTTACCGCGCAGTTGATATACTTGATGTTGTAAATCTGGGAATATCAAAAGGAGGCTCTTTACCAATGCAGAAGGCGATAAAAATTACGGATTCAATTTACTGGATAGGCGGAAACGACCGTGAGACCGACCTGTTCGAGGGACTATGGACTCTCCCACGGGGAGTTGCTTATAACGCATATCTCATTAATGACAGAAAGACAGCTCTTGTTGATTCGATAAAAAGCGGAAACCTGACAGATTATATCGAAAGGCTGACCTCTATAATACCTGAAAACAGACAAATCGACTATTTGATCGTCGACCATATGGAACCGGACCATTCCGGCTCCATTAGAATGCTAAGACAGCTCTATCCGAATATGAAGATTGTCGGGAACAAAAAAACGATTGAGATGATCGATGCATTCTACCGCATCACTGACGGTTTCATTGAGGTAAAAGAGGGGGATGTGCTCGACCTGGGACATCATAAGCTCAAGTTTGCAATGATCCCGATGGTCCACTGGCCTGAGAGTATGATAACGTATGACACTACTGACAAAGTTCTCTTCTCAACCGATGCATTCGGCGGGTTCAGCGCGCTGGAGGCCGGTATCTTTGACGACGAGCTCGACATGAAACATTACGAATCTGAAACCCTGCGCTACTTTGCAAACATCATAGGGCGTTACTCTGTTCCTACACAAAAAGCCATTGCAAAAGTGCGTTCTCTTGATTTTAAGATCATCTGTCCTGCACACGGCCCTATACTACGTTCTGACCCAAAGCATATTGTGGACCTCTATGACAAGTGGAGCCGCCATGAGACGGAAGAAGGGGTCGTCGTGATCTACGGTTCTATGTACGGCAACACAAAGTTTATGACAGATGCCATCGCCCGCTCTATATCTGAAACAGGGATACAGAACGTAGTTGTCCATGACGTATCACGCTCGAACGTCTCGTTCATGGTACGCGATATATGGAAGTATCGCGGGCTGGTGCTTGGAAGCTGCACCTATAACACGGAGCTTTATCCTCCTATGGCACACCTCTGCCGCACTCTTTCAAACAAAATGATGAAGAACAGGATCCTCGGTATATGCGGCTCGTACAGCTGGAGTAAGGGCGCGCTGGCAGAACTTCAGATGTTTGCAGACAATGGAGGTGATTGGGAACTGATAGAACCATCGGTAGAGGTAAAATCCTGCCCGACAGAGGAAGACCTCGAACAGTGCAGGCTGCTCGGTAAAAATGTCGCGGAAGCGGTAAAGAAAAATGGAAACTGATCAGAGAGGGCAGAAAAACACACAGGGACAAAACTGAACTCAGCACAAACACCGGAGCCGGAAGCAGATGCTTCCGGCTCCCTATGGCTTATCTGAAAAACTACCGCTCCATCTCGTTTATATCAACTTTCGGTATATATTTCTTGAAAAGCTCCTTAAGTCCGTCTATCTGGCTCCTCTCAAAGAGGACTTTCCACCCA encodes the following:
- a CDS encoding FprA family A-type flavoprotein; the protein is MQKAIKITDSIYWIGGNDRETDLFEGLWTLPRGVAYNAYLINDRKTALVDSIKSGNLTDYIERLTSIIPENRQIDYLIVDHMEPDHSGSIRMLRQLYPNMKIVGNKKTIEMIDAFYRITDGFIEVKEGDVLDLGHHKLKFAMIPMVHWPESMITYDTTDKVLFSTDAFGGFSALEAGIFDDELDMKHYESETLRYFANIIGRYSVPTQKAIAKVRSLDFKIICPAHGPILRSDPKHIVDLYDKWSRHETEEGVVVIYGSMYGNTKFMTDAIARSISETGIQNVVVHDVSRSNVSFMVRDIWKYRGLVLGSCTYNTELYPPMAHLCRTLSNKMMKNRILGICGSYSWSKGALAELQMFADNGGDWELIEPSVEVKSCPTEEDLEQCRLLGKNVAEAVKKNGN